The Solibacillus sp. FSL W7-1436 genome window below encodes:
- a CDS encoding phosphoglycerate kinase, with protein MFLKKSMNDVDVKGKRVFVRVDFNVPMDEGRITDETRIRAAIPTIEQLVNAGAKVILASHLGRPKGEVNEDMRLTAVGERLSELMDKPVKKLDESIGSDVEAAVNNMQDGEIILLENVRFHKGEEKNDEALAKEFAKLADLYVNDAFGAAHRAHASTEGIAKHVPAVSGLLMEKELDVLGKALSNPERPFTAIIGGAKVKDKIGVIENLLDKVDHLIIGGGLVFTFVKAMGHDIGKSLLEEDKIELAKSFIEQAKAKGVQLHMPVDAVVANEFSKDAETQIVAIDAIPSDWMGLDIGPKTAENYAEVIKQSKLIIWNGPMGVFEMEKFANGTKTVADAMATTEGYTIIGGGDSAAAVEKFEVASKMDHISTGGGASLELMEGKELPGIVALNDK; from the coding sequence ATGTTTTTAAAGAAATCAATGAACGATGTAGATGTAAAAGGAAAACGCGTATTTGTGCGTGTCGATTTTAATGTGCCGATGGATGAGGGCCGCATTACCGACGAAACGCGTATTCGTGCAGCTATTCCAACAATTGAACAACTAGTAAACGCTGGAGCAAAAGTAATTTTAGCTTCACATCTTGGCCGTCCAAAAGGCGAAGTGAATGAGGACATGCGCTTAACGGCAGTCGGCGAGCGTCTTTCGGAATTAATGGACAAGCCAGTCAAAAAATTGGATGAATCAATTGGTTCAGATGTAGAAGCAGCGGTTAACAATATGCAAGACGGCGAAATTATCCTGCTTGAAAATGTTCGTTTCCATAAAGGCGAAGAGAAAAACGACGAAGCATTGGCAAAAGAGTTTGCAAAATTAGCGGACCTTTATGTAAATGATGCGTTCGGCGCAGCTCACCGTGCACATGCATCAACAGAAGGTATCGCAAAACATGTACCGGCTGTTTCAGGCTTATTAATGGAAAAAGAGCTGGACGTACTTGGTAAAGCGTTATCAAATCCGGAGCGTCCGTTCACAGCAATTATTGGTGGAGCGAAAGTTAAAGATAAAATCGGTGTTATTGAAAACCTGCTGGATAAAGTGGATCACCTGATCATCGGTGGCGGGTTAGTATTTACATTCGTCAAAGCGATGGGACACGATATCGGGAAGTCACTATTGGAAGAAGATAAAATCGAGCTGGCAAAAAGCTTCATCGAACAAGCAAAAGCAAAAGGCGTACAGCTGCATATGCCGGTCGATGCTGTCGTAGCAAACGAGTTTTCTAAAGATGCGGAAACACAAATTGTGGCAATCGATGCCATTCCATCTGACTGGATGGGACTTGATATCGGACCGAAAACTGCTGAAAACTATGCAGAAGTCATCAAGCAATCTAAACTGATCATTTGGAACGGACCAATGGGTGTATTCGAAATGGAAAAATTCGCAAACGGTACGAAAACAGTTGCGGATGCAATGGCAACTACAGAAGGCTACACAATCATCGGCGGCGGTGACTCGGCTGCAGCGGTAGAAAAATTCGAAGTCGCTTCGAAAATGGACCATATTTCAACAGGCGGCGGCGCTTCATTAGAATTGATGGAGGGTAAAGAATTACCGGGAATTGTGGCATTAAACGATAAATAA
- a CDS encoding nuclease-related domain-containing protein: MQQSRHYLFVKTLLNRMKMDDLDAPAIEQEFYRLEAGLSGEQKLKRLLTDYHFKSASHIFYNFECINSKGFTHQMDALLMTPHFVVVMEVKQMSGTLFYKPALHEFSRVHENVSENFPNPFDQAYRHQLFLEHQFKSWQISIPVYHIVVLANHRATLDHSLSNFPIMHMSGIPRFIEKLYRQHPNPRANITFLQNQLEQLYEQLPPRRSIERHRLRNGVLCKRCDYVNEMHYRQGYFSCPVCGAKSKEALYETFLQYRILVGPRITNKEFREFFNISCIHTASKLLARSGLEKHGVNKGTYYLIPEKFE, from the coding sequence GTGCAGCAATCCCGGCATTATTTATTTGTCAAAACATTGTTGAACCGCATGAAAATGGATGATTTGGACGCACCCGCAATCGAGCAGGAATTTTACCGGTTGGAGGCCGGCTTATCTGGCGAACAAAAGCTGAAACGGCTGCTCACGGACTATCATTTCAAATCCGCATCCCATATTTTTTATAATTTCGAATGCATCAATTCAAAAGGTTTTACCCATCAAATGGACGCTTTGCTCATGACGCCGCATTTTGTCGTCGTCATGGAAGTAAAACAAATGTCCGGCACCCTTTTCTATAAACCCGCGCTCCATGAATTTTCCCGCGTCCATGAAAATGTCAGCGAAAACTTCCCGAACCCGTTTGACCAGGCATACCGCCACCAGCTTTTTTTGGAACATCAATTCAAATCCTGGCAAATCTCCATTCCTGTTTACCACATCGTCGTGCTCGCCAATCACCGCGCAACACTCGACCATTCCCTTTCCAATTTCCCGATCATGCATATGAGCGGCATCCCGAGATTTATCGAAAAACTGTACAGGCAGCATCCAAATCCTCGAGCGAATATTACTTTTCTGCAAAATCAATTAGAGCAACTTTATGAACAGCTTCCCCCTCGTCGTTCGATTGAAAGGCACCGGCTGCGTAATGGTGTGCTATGCAAGCGGTGCGATTATGTCAATGAAATGCATTATAGGCAAGGCTATTTTAGTTGTCCGGTTTGCGGAGCGAAAAGTAAAGAAGCGCTATACGAAACTTTTCTGCAATACCGAATTTTAGTCGGCCCCCGTATAACGAATAAAGAGTTCCGCGAGTTTTTTAATATTTCGTGTATCCACACTGCTTCGAAACTGTTGGCGAGATCCGGCCTGGAAAAGCACGGGGTGAATAAGGGAACGTATTATTTGATTCCGGAGAAGTTTGAGTAG
- the gpmI gene encoding 2,3-bisphosphoglycerate-independent phosphoglycerate mutase — MPKKPVALIILDGFAFRDEVKGNAVAQANKPNFDRYWHAYPHATLTASGEAVGLPEGQMGNSEVGHLNIGAGRIVYQSLTRIHKSIRDGDFFRNESFLAAVEHAKAHGSKLHLMGLLSDGGVHSHYEHLFALLKLAKANGLEQVYVHGFLDGRDVGPTTALGYILETEKQMKEIGIGKFASIHGRYYAMDRDRRWERVGLTYNALVDGIGQTASTATAGVQSSYERELHDEFVVPFNVTEEGRPAATISTNDAVIFFNFRPDRAIQLSSLLTNEKFDAMPRSENHPTNLKFVTFTHYSDDVVADVAYESDDLVNTVGEVISKAGKTQLRIAETEKYPHVTFFMSGGREETFAGEERILIASPKVATYDLKPEMSAYEVTDSLLEAIAAEKFDAIILNFANPDMVGHSGMLEPTIKAIETVDECLGKVVDAITAKGGYAIITADHGNSDEVVTLDDKPMTAHTTNPVPVIVTKPGAMLYKDGILADLAPTMLELLNIAQPAEMTGKSLVMPSEQ, encoded by the coding sequence ATGCCTAAAAAACCCGTTGCATTAATTATTCTAGATGGCTTTGCCTTTCGCGATGAAGTGAAGGGTAATGCCGTAGCACAAGCAAATAAACCGAATTTTGACCGTTACTGGCATGCATACCCACATGCGACATTAACAGCTAGTGGTGAAGCAGTAGGTCTGCCGGAAGGTCAAATGGGGAACTCTGAAGTTGGACACTTGAATATCGGGGCCGGACGCATTGTGTACCAGTCCCTGACACGTATCCACAAATCAATCCGTGACGGCGATTTCTTCCGGAACGAATCATTTTTGGCGGCAGTTGAACATGCCAAAGCACATGGGTCAAAGCTCCATTTGATGGGACTGCTTTCAGATGGCGGTGTTCATAGCCATTATGAGCATTTGTTTGCCTTATTGAAACTGGCAAAAGCAAATGGTCTTGAGCAAGTATATGTTCACGGTTTCCTTGATGGACGCGATGTCGGTCCAACGACAGCACTTGGGTATATTCTTGAAACAGAAAAGCAAATGAAGGAAATCGGGATCGGGAAGTTCGCATCGATTCATGGTCGCTATTATGCAATGGACCGTGACCGCCGCTGGGAACGTGTCGGTTTAACGTACAATGCATTAGTTGACGGAATCGGTCAAACGGCTTCCACTGCAACAGCAGGTGTCCAGTCTTCATATGAACGTGAACTGCATGATGAATTCGTCGTGCCGTTTAACGTGACAGAAGAAGGCCGTCCTGCCGCAACGATCAGCACGAACGACGCGGTCATTTTCTTCAATTTCCGTCCGGACCGTGCGATTCAGTTATCGTCTTTACTGACGAATGAAAAATTTGACGCGATGCCGCGCTCTGAAAATCATCCGACGAATCTGAAATTCGTTACGTTTACACATTACAGTGATGATGTCGTAGCGGATGTGGCATACGAAAGTGACGACTTAGTGAATACGGTCGGTGAAGTCATTTCAAAAGCAGGCAAAACTCAGCTGCGCATTGCGGAAACGGAAAAATACCCGCATGTGACGTTCTTTATGAGCGGTGGCCGTGAAGAGACATTTGCGGGAGAAGAGCGTATTCTGATCGCGTCTCCAAAAGTGGCGACTTACGACTTGAAGCCGGAGATGAGTGCGTATGAAGTGACGGATTCTTTACTGGAAGCTATTGCAGCAGAGAAATTCGATGCCATCATTCTAAACTTTGCGAACCCGGATATGGTCGGACATTCAGGGATGCTTGAACCGACGATTAAAGCGATCGAAACGGTAGACGAGTGTCTAGGGAAAGTTGTTGATGCAATTACTGCTAAAGGCGGCTATGCGATCATTACAGCGGACCACGGGAACTCGGATGAAGTGGTGACACTCGATGACAAGCCGATGACGGCACATACGACAAACCCGGTACCGGTCATTGTGACGAAGCCTGGTGCCATGCTGTATAAAGACGGCATTTTAGCCGATCTGGCACCGACAATGCTTGAATTACTTAATATTGCCCAACCTGCAGAAATGACAGGAAAATCGTTAGTTATGCCAAGCGAACAGTAA
- the eno gene encoding phosphopyruvate hydratase has product MPFITQVYAREVLDSRGNPTVEVEVFTESGAFGRAIVPSGASTGEYEAVELRDGDVNRYLGKGVEKAVENVNTIIAEELEGQYSVLDQVVIDQALIELDGTENKGKLGANAILGVSMAVAHAAADYLDIPLYQYLGGFNSKQLPVPMMNILNGGAHADNNVDIQEFMVMPVGAKSFKEALRMGTEIFHNLKTVLKEKGHNTAVGDEGGFAPNLGSNEEAITVIIEAVEKAGYKMGEEIRLAMDVASSELYNKETGKYVLAGEGVEKTSEEMVAWYEELTSKYPIISIEDGLDENDWAGHKLLTERIGDRVQLVGDDLFVTNTTKLSRGIEEGVGNSILIKVNQIGTLTETFEAIEMAKRAGYTAVISHRSGESEDNTIADIAVATNAGQIKTGAPSRTDRVAKYNQLLRIEDQLGATSRFEGLKSFYNIK; this is encoded by the coding sequence ATGCCATTCATTACTCAAGTATATGCTCGTGAAGTGTTAGATTCTCGCGGTAACCCGACAGTAGAAGTAGAAGTATTCACAGAATCAGGCGCATTCGGCCGTGCTATCGTGCCATCTGGTGCTTCAACTGGTGAATATGAAGCAGTGGAATTACGCGATGGGGACGTAAACCGTTACTTAGGTAAAGGTGTTGAAAAAGCGGTAGAAAACGTCAACACAATTATCGCGGAAGAACTTGAAGGTCAATATTCTGTATTGGACCAAGTTGTAATCGACCAAGCGTTAATCGAACTTGATGGAACAGAAAACAAAGGTAAATTAGGTGCAAACGCAATTTTAGGTGTATCAATGGCAGTAGCGCACGCAGCAGCTGACTACCTGGACATTCCTTTATACCAATACTTAGGTGGCTTCAACTCGAAGCAATTACCAGTACCAATGATGAACATCCTTAACGGTGGTGCACACGCTGACAACAACGTGGACATCCAGGAATTCATGGTTATGCCAGTAGGTGCTAAATCATTCAAAGAAGCATTACGTATGGGTACAGAAATCTTCCATAACTTAAAAACAGTATTAAAAGAAAAAGGCCACAACACAGCTGTAGGTGATGAAGGCGGATTCGCTCCAAACTTAGGTTCAAACGAAGAAGCAATCACTGTGATCATCGAAGCAGTTGAAAAAGCAGGCTACAAAATGGGCGAAGAAATCCGTCTAGCAATGGACGTTGCGTCTTCTGAGCTTTACAACAAAGAAACAGGCAAATACGTTTTAGCTGGTGAAGGCGTAGAAAAAACTTCTGAAGAAATGGTTGCTTGGTACGAAGAGCTGACTTCTAAATACCCGATCATCTCTATCGAAGACGGTTTAGACGAAAACGACTGGGCTGGCCACAAGCTATTAACAGAGCGTATCGGTGACCGCGTACAATTAGTTGGTGACGATCTGTTCGTTACAAACACAACGAAATTATCTCGCGGTATCGAAGAAGGCGTTGGCAACTCAATCTTAATCAAAGTAAACCAAATCGGTACATTAACAGAAACATTTGAAGCAATCGAAATGGCGAAACGCGCTGGCTACACAGCAGTCATCTCTCACCGTTCAGGCGAATCAGAAGACAACACAATCGCTGATATCGCTGTTGCAACAAATGCAGGCCAAATCAAAACAGGTGCACCATCTCGTACGGACCGCGTTGCGAAGTACAACCAATTACTACGCATCGAAGACCAATTAGGCGCAACTAGCCGTTTTGAAGGGTTAAAATCTTTCTACAATATTAAATAA
- the gap gene encoding type I glyceraldehyde-3-phosphate dehydrogenase, whose protein sequence is MALQLAINGFGRIGRLVFREAMKHEEFEVVAVNDLTDAGQLAHLLKYDSVHGVYDADVQAEDDAFIVNGKRIQVLSEKDPAKLPWGELGVDVVLECTGRWRSMEEVSKHIEAGAKKAILSAPAKGDMPTYVMGVNHEDYDPAQDVISNASCTTNCLAPLAKVLDEKFGIKRGMMTTIHSYTNDQRILDFPHSDPRRARAGAVSMIPTTTGAAIAVSKVLPQLKGKLDGFSMRVPTPNVSCVDLVVELDKDVTADSINAALKEASEGDLKGILAYNELPLVSIDYNGNPASSTIDGLSTMVMEGRMAKVVSWYDNEIGYSTRLMDLALYIAKQGIKE, encoded by the coding sequence ATGGCATTACAATTAGCAATCAATGGATTTGGACGAATCGGACGTTTAGTATTCCGTGAAGCAATGAAGCACGAGGAATTTGAAGTAGTTGCAGTAAATGATTTAACTGATGCTGGACAGCTTGCACATTTATTAAAATACGACTCAGTACATGGAGTGTATGATGCAGACGTTCAAGCAGAAGATGATGCATTTATCGTAAACGGCAAACGCATTCAAGTGCTTTCAGAAAAAGATCCTGCGAAATTACCATGGGGTGAACTTGGTGTAGACGTAGTTCTTGAATGTACAGGCAGATGGCGTTCAATGGAAGAAGTATCAAAACATATCGAAGCCGGCGCGAAAAAAGCGATTCTTTCTGCACCAGCAAAAGGCGATATGCCAACATATGTAATGGGCGTTAACCACGAAGATTACGACCCGGCACAAGATGTTATTTCAAATGCTTCTTGTACAACAAACTGTTTAGCACCACTTGCAAAAGTGTTGGATGAAAAATTCGGCATCAAACGCGGTATGATGACAACAATTCACTCTTATACAAATGACCAACGTATCCTTGACTTCCCGCACTCTGACCCACGTCGTGCACGTGCAGGCGCGGTATCAATGATTCCGACAACTACTGGTGCAGCAATCGCAGTATCGAAAGTATTGCCACAATTAAAAGGCAAACTGGACGGTTTCTCAATGCGTGTTCCAACACCAAACGTATCATGTGTTGACTTAGTTGTTGAATTGGATAAAGACGTAACTGCAGATTCTATTAACGCAGCATTAAAAGAAGCATCTGAAGGCGACTTAAAAGGCATTCTTGCTTACAACGAATTACCGTTAGTATCAATCGACTACAATGGTAACCCGGCTTCATCTACTATTGACGGTTTATCAACAATGGTAATGGAAGGTCGTATGGCGAAAGTCGTTTCTTGGTACGATAACGAAATCGGCTACTCTACTCGTTTAATGGATTTAGCTTTATATATCGCAAAACAAGGTATTAAAGAATAA
- a CDS encoding DHA2 family efflux MFS transporter permease subunit, producing the protein MAAPFFNVKSPKGMAAVMMISTFVGLFGETALNMALTNIMDDYGVSAPSAAWLTTGYLLVLAVLVPLSSYLVRWFTTRQLVVSAILLAVIGSLLAALAPNFAVLLAGRFVQAFATGIILPLMFSVIMMIFPVQKRGAVMGIVGVVLTAGPALGPSIAGLIVTSLSWRYIFWIMAVVYALVIVLALSKVENVSNVTRPKIDVLSLVCSTLGFGGVVFALATLAEQSITEPIVWVPFVVGLVLLVVFGVRQTQMDEPMIDLSVFKSPMFSLGVALMVATMFMILSVAILVPMFLKTVLGFAALTAGLCMLPANVLNIIMSPIVGTNFDKVGAKIFTRIGFTMILVSMIVFLSTISATTATWIIIVNLCVFFVGVSMTIMPAQTNAMNSLAPQKFADGSAALNTLTQIAGASGTAIAMTMYTIGQQNYIEKFSNALPQEFLAHGVHSAFIVVTVVSVIGLVGSFFVKNSKPVGS; encoded by the coding sequence ATGGCAGCACCTTTTTTCAATGTGAAAAGCCCAAAAGGTATGGCGGCTGTTATGATGATCAGTACATTCGTTGGTTTATTTGGTGAAACGGCATTAAATATGGCGTTAACCAATATTATGGATGACTACGGTGTATCAGCACCATCTGCGGCATGGTTAACAACCGGCTACTTATTAGTATTGGCCGTATTGGTACCTTTATCATCATATTTAGTACGCTGGTTTACTACACGCCAATTAGTCGTTTCGGCAATTTTGTTGGCCGTAATCGGTTCGTTATTAGCAGCGTTGGCACCGAACTTTGCAGTATTACTGGCAGGTCGTTTCGTGCAGGCATTTGCAACAGGGATTATATTACCGCTGATGTTTAGTGTTATTATGATGATTTTTCCGGTGCAAAAGCGCGGCGCCGTCATGGGAATTGTAGGGGTAGTTTTAACAGCAGGTCCGGCATTAGGTCCATCAATCGCCGGGTTAATCGTAACATCTTTAAGCTGGCGGTATATTTTCTGGATTATGGCTGTTGTTTATGCCCTTGTCATCGTTTTAGCGCTGTCTAAAGTGGAAAACGTATCAAACGTAACACGTCCGAAAATCGATGTATTATCGTTAGTATGTTCTACACTTGGTTTCGGTGGCGTTGTATTTGCATTGGCAACATTGGCGGAGCAATCAATTACAGAACCGATCGTTTGGGTACCGTTTGTCGTCGGGTTAGTGTTATTGGTCGTATTCGGTGTTCGTCAAACGCAAATGGATGAGCCGATGATCGACTTATCGGTATTCAAATCACCGATGTTCTCTTTAGGTGTCGCGTTGATGGTTGCGACAATGTTTATGATTCTTTCGGTAGCGATCCTCGTGCCGATGTTCCTGAAAACAGTATTAGGATTCGCGGCATTAACTGCCGGTTTATGCATGTTGCCGGCGAACGTACTTAATATCATCATGTCACCAATCGTCGGGACTAACTTCGATAAAGTCGGAGCGAAAATCTTTACACGTATCGGCTTTACGATGATTTTAGTGTCAATGATCGTATTCCTGTCAACGATTTCAGCAACGACGGCAACATGGATTATCATTGTAAACTTATGTGTATTCTTTGTCGGAGTATCGATGACGATCATGCCGGCACAGACAAATGCGATGAACTCATTGGCACCTCAGAAATTTGCGGACGGTTCTGCGGCATTAAATACTTTAACGCAAATCGCGGGTGCTTCTGGTACAGCAATTGCGATGACGATGTACACAATCGGTCAGCAAAATTATATCGAAAAATTCAGCAACGCTTTACCGCAGGAATTTTTGGCACACGGTGTCCATTCAGCGTTCATCGTCGTGACAGTTGTTTCGGTAATAGGTCTGGTCGGGTCGTTCTTCGTGAAGAACAGTAAGCCGGTCGGGAGTTAA
- a CDS encoding glutaredoxin family protein translates to MIIKFYSKPDCGLCIEGLHTLKIVQEDIDFTIEHYNIEEDDEAHEKYMLMIPVVEYNGNVVQYGQLDYATLYEALVD, encoded by the coding sequence ATGATTATCAAATTTTATTCGAAACCGGATTGCGGGCTTTGCATTGAAGGACTCCACACATTAAAAATCGTGCAGGAAGATATCGACTTTACGATTGAGCACTATAATATAGAAGAAGACGATGAAGCGCATGAAAAATATATGCTGATGATTCCGGTTGTTGAGTATAACGGCAACGTTGTGCAATACGGCCAGCTGGATTATGCGACATTGTATGAGGCGCTGGTGGACTAG
- the tpiA gene encoding triose-phosphate isomerase gives MRKPIIAGNWKMYKSFDEAVDFIEEIQQQVPSPDKVDAVICAPALYLPTLVVGAEDSSLAIGAQNMHFEDEGAFTGEISPKMLSNVNVDYVILGHSERRELFNETDEAINKKVRAAINYGIVPIICCGETLEEREADQTETKVARQITMALKDFAPIEVEHMVIAYEPIWAIGTGKTATAEDANTVCCAIRLAIETLYGKDTAEKVRIQYGGSVKPENIEELLSQEHIDGALVGGASLQPESFMKLLEAAANA, from the coding sequence ATGAGAAAACCGATCATAGCAGGAAACTGGAAAATGTATAAGTCCTTTGATGAGGCAGTTGATTTTATCGAAGAAATCCAACAACAGGTTCCTTCTCCTGATAAAGTGGATGCGGTCATCTGTGCACCTGCACTGTATTTACCGACACTTGTCGTAGGGGCAGAAGATTCAAGCCTGGCAATTGGTGCGCAAAACATGCACTTTGAAGACGAAGGTGCATTCACAGGGGAAATCAGCCCGAAAATGCTTTCGAATGTCAATGTCGACTATGTTATTTTAGGGCATTCGGAGCGCCGTGAGCTATTCAATGAAACGGACGAAGCGATCAACAAAAAAGTCCGTGCTGCCATCAATTACGGCATTGTACCGATTATTTGCTGCGGTGAAACATTGGAAGAGCGTGAAGCGGATCAAACCGAAACAAAAGTAGCACGCCAAATTACTATGGCGCTAAAAGACTTTGCTCCAATTGAAGTAGAGCATATGGTCATTGCCTATGAGCCAATCTGGGCAATCGGAACAGGGAAAACAGCTACTGCGGAAGACGCGAATACAGTATGCTGCGCAATCCGTCTGGCGATTGAAACATTATACGGAAAAGATACAGCTGAAAAAGTGCGCATTCAATACGGCGGCAGTGTAAAGCCTGAAAACATTGAAGAGCTTTTATCACAAGAGCATATCGATGGCGCATTAGTAGGAGGAGCAAGCCTACAACCAGAATCATTCATGAAATTATTGGAGGCGGCAGCAAATGCCTAA
- a CDS encoding TPM domain-containing protein: MVSLLLWLVLVPLQAMAAIPEKPAYNSYVYDYANVLSDDVEQNLIQSAKTLEGSTGNVIVMMTIDTIDGMDAYEFGTETMRSWGIGDEALDNGMLIFATTEQGEGQNDVWITVGGGLEGDYPDGKLGGMIDTYMMPYLADGDYTNAFASIFSVFYEEMGGEAGGADLVQPVASNDDDGISIGFIIFIIIVYYIISRFGGGGGPGGRRRTARRVYRSGGFGGFGGGGFGGGGGGSSGGFGGFGGGGSFGGGAGRKF, translated from the coding sequence ATGGTATCGCTTCTTTTATGGTTAGTGCTCGTCCCACTCCAGGCGATGGCAGCCATACCGGAAAAACCGGCCTACAATTCTTACGTGTACGATTATGCGAACGTGCTGTCCGATGATGTGGAACAGAACCTGATCCAGTCGGCAAAAACGCTCGAAGGTTCAACGGGAAATGTCATTGTCATGATGACGATAGATACAATCGACGGAATGGATGCGTATGAATTCGGTACGGAAACGATGCGCAGCTGGGGAATCGGGGATGAAGCGCTCGATAACGGGATGCTTATTTTTGCGACGACCGAACAGGGAGAAGGGCAAAATGATGTATGGATTACGGTCGGCGGCGGTCTGGAGGGAGATTATCCGGACGGAAAGCTCGGTGGCATGATCGATACGTATATGATGCCTTATTTAGCGGATGGTGATTATACGAATGCGTTCGCCAGCATCTTCTCCGTTTTTTATGAAGAAATGGGCGGTGAAGCGGGAGGCGCGGATTTAGTACAGCCTGTTGCGTCAAATGATGACGATGGGATTTCGATCGGCTTTATTATATTCATCATTATTGTTTACTACATCATTTCGAGGTTCGGCGGTGGCGGTGGCCCAGGCGGACGCCGACGCACAGCACGCCGCGTATATCGCAGTGGCGGTTTCGGCGGATTTGGAGGCGGCGGCTTCGGCGGTGGAGGCGGTGGCTCATCAGGCGGCTTTGGCGGTTTCGGTGGCGGCGGCTCATTCGGCGGAGGCGCAGGCAGAAAGTTTTAG
- a CDS encoding sugar-binding transcriptional regulator, with protein sequence MTDISFFAAERKLMPEIDALFQKRFRVLQAIATFSPIGRRALGEQLQMTERDIRNETTVLSEQQLILIQKKGMICTPKGYEVIEQLYELYRELSGIVAMEQQLANIFGIARVIIVPGDAEQDETVKQQLGKVAAQVLQKIAPAKAKIAVTGGSSVASMKEYLSDVPVLSDANFIAARGGMGDEMTFQANTIVSKFSKRCGATYRTLFLPEHLSEQAYEAMKDEPIIREMITLYEQVDIVIHGIGAAQEMALRRKSSQHEQQILEEKGAVAEAFGYYFNADGDTVHHLRTIGIQRDQVNKAKHVLAIAAGRNKAAAIQAYFKNAASQTILITDEQTASTILKN encoded by the coding sequence TTGACGGATATTTCATTTTTTGCAGCTGAGCGTAAACTAATGCCTGAAATTGATGCTCTTTTTCAAAAGAGATTTCGAGTTTTACAAGCAATTGCGACATTTAGCCCGATTGGCAGACGTGCTTTAGGAGAACAGCTACAGATGACAGAGCGTGATATCCGGAATGAAACAACGGTCCTGAGCGAACAGCAGTTGATCTTGATTCAAAAAAAAGGCATGATTTGCACGCCGAAAGGGTATGAAGTAATAGAGCAGCTTTACGAACTGTATCGTGAGCTTTCCGGTATTGTGGCGATGGAACAGCAGCTTGCAAACATCTTTGGCATCGCACGAGTCATCATTGTGCCAGGTGATGCCGAACAGGATGAAACGGTAAAGCAGCAGCTCGGTAAAGTTGCGGCACAAGTATTACAGAAAATCGCACCTGCGAAAGCTAAAATTGCGGTGACAGGCGGCAGCAGTGTTGCCTCGATGAAGGAATATTTATCGGATGTCCCGGTGCTGAGCGATGCGAATTTTATTGCGGCACGCGGTGGTATGGGTGATGAGATGACATTCCAGGCGAATACCATTGTTTCGAAGTTTTCAAAAAGATGCGGGGCAACATACCGCACATTGTTTTTGCCGGAGCATTTAAGTGAGCAGGCGTATGAAGCGATGAAGGATGAACCGATTATTCGGGAGATGATTACACTTTATGAACAGGTGGACATCGTTATTCACGGAATCGGTGCAGCACAGGAAATGGCGCTTCGTCGCAAAAGTTCACAGCATGAGCAGCAGATACTTGAAGAAAAGGGCGCGGTTGCCGAAGCATTCGGCTACTATTTCAATGCAGATGGCGACACGGTTCATCATCTCCGGACAATTGGAATCCAGCGTGATCAGGTTAACAAAGCGAAGCATGTTCTTGCCATTGCGGCAGGCAGAAATAAGGCGGCTGCGATTCAGGCATATTTTAAAAATGCCGCATCGCAAACGATTTTGATTACAGATGAGCAAACCGCAAGTACAATCCTTAAGAATTAA
- a CDS encoding phosphomannomutase, producing MKRAGRKRDGILLEQLSRILEEGDTILEETDTLFEHPEHLLEQTAFILEDRQFIRRNKFILELL from the coding sequence GTGAAAAGGGCTGGGAGAAAGCGTGACGGGATTTTATTAGAACAATTGAGTCGTATATTAGAAGAGGGAGACACGATATTAGAAGAAACCGATACTTTATTTGAACATCCGGAGCACTTATTAGAACAAACCGCATTTATATTAGAAGATCGGCAATTTATTAGAAGAAATAAATTTATATTAGAACTTTTATAA
- a CDS encoding phosphomannomutase, giving the protein MKKAWGKRTGVLLEHLSRLLEDGGRILEEVAALFEHPEHLLEQTAIILEDRQYIRKNKFILELFRVY; this is encoded by the coding sequence GTGAAAAAGGCGTGGGGAAAGCGTACTGGGGTTTTATTAGAACATTTGAGTCGTTTATTAGAAGATGGCGGCAGGATATTAGAAGAAGTAGCTGCTTTATTTGAACATCCGGAACACTTATTAGAACAAACGGCAATTATATTAGAAGATCGGCAATATATTAGAAAAAATAAATTTATATTAGAACTTTTCCGGGTTTATTAG